DNA from Geobacter sulfurreducens PCA:
AAAAAGACCAGCAGCACAATCGTGACGATTTTTGCTTTCAGGCTGATTTTGCGCATGGACAAAGCGGGACTCGAAACAACATTACATTTTAAATACAATATATGCAATTTATAACAATACAGTTATGTGTGTCACACCCCAAATGATGATAATCAGCTAACAACCAGTTGCGCCGTGCAGAGCCCCGTGATTAACAAACAATATCCATGCCAGCCGGCGACAAATTAACTGAAACAAATTCTACAAACCTCCTTTCCGGGCCGTCACCGAAATGGCACTCAACTTGAAAGCCGTGAACAACTGCCCAGCTCAGCACACACGAGGTCACACCACCATGGACACTTCCCGCTCCCCTGCCGCGGGCACCCACCCCCTGCTTCCGCCCCTCATCCTGGCGGCGGTCGCCCTGGGGGTCTATCTCGTTACCCTGGCCAACGGTTTTGTCTGGGACGACGGCTACATCATCGTGGAAAACCCGGCCACCCGCAGTTTCACCAGCCTGCGCGACATCCTCCTGTCGCCCGATATCGTGAAACCCTACTACCGGCCCCTCAACCGGGCATCCTACCTGCTGGACTTCCGGCTGTTCGGCATGAATCCGGCGGGATTCCACGCGGTTAACATGGTGCTCCACGCGCTGAACGTCCTGCTCGTCTACCAGCTGGGGAGGCGCCTGTTCAGTGCCGGACCGGCCGCGCTGACGGCCGCGCTGCTCTTCGCGGTGCACCCGATCAACGTGGAGACGGTTGCTTTCATCTCGGCGCGCAACAACCTCATCGCCCTCTTTTTTGCCCTGTCCTGCTTCCTGGCGTTTTTGCGGGGACGGGACACCGGCGGCTGGCCGTGGCACCCGGCCGGCGCGCTGCTGCTGTTCCTGGGACTCATGAGCAAGGAAACGGCCCTCATGGTGATCGTCCCCGTCTTCCTCTACGCGATCCGGCCATTTCACGGTACCGGCGACAGGGAAAGCGACCTTTTCCGGCCGTGGCTGTCGCTGCTCCCCTATATTGCCGCCATTGCCATCTACCTTCTGATGCGGTCTGCGGCCCTGGAAGGGGTACTCGGCACCGGCATGGCCGCGGCGGAGCTTCCCCAGCGCCTGGTCCGCAATCTCTATGTCATTCCGCGCTACCTGGCCCTGTTCCTTTTCCCGGCCGGGCTCACCATCTTTCATGAGGTGCCGCCGGGCTGGGCGTCGGCCCCCTGGCTCGTGCCGGCATGGCTCGTCATCGCGGCCGGCCTGTGGCTGCTCCTGCGCCGGGGCGGCCCGGCCGCCCGCTTCGGCCTGCTCTGGCTGGGGGTCAACTTCCTGCCGGTCGCCAACATCGTGCCCATCCCCAGCTACCCCATGGCCGAACGGTTCATGTATCTGCCCGCCGCCGGGTTCTGCCTGGTTGCGGGGGCCGTGCTGGGGGGGCCGCTGTTCGACCGGTGGGGGGCGCGGGTGGGCTGGGGGGTGGTGGGGAGCATCACGCTGCTCCTGGCCCTGGTGGCCGTTGAGCGGAACCGCGACTGGCGCGACGACGTCAGCCTGTTCGCCAGCGTGGTCGAGACCGACCCCCGCTCCGCCGAGGGGTATTTCAATCTGGGCTCGGCCCTGATCGAGCGGGGGGACACGGCGGGCGCCCGCGCGGCATGGGAGCGCGCCGTCGGGATCGACCCGCGCCACTCCGGGGCCCTGGCCCAGTTGGGGACCCTGGCGGCGCGGCAGGGGGACCTGGCCGGCGCCAAGGCCCGCTATCTGGCGGCGGTCGAGGCCAATCCCGCCAATGTCATGGCCCGCTACAACCTGGGCCGCATCTATGAAATGCAGGGAGAGCCGGCCCGGGCCGCGGAGCAGTACGAGCTCTTCCTGCGTTACGTGCCGGTGGAGTACGGCGAGTACGTGCCCGAGGTGCAGGCGCGGCTCGCGAAGCTCCGCGGCACGGCGGGGGCTGCCCCTGCGCCCTGACCGGAACACCGCATTCCCCGACACCCCAACCTTCCGTCTCCGGCCGCTGCCGGCGCGGAAGCGGCACGACCGGCCATTTCGCCGCCGGCGGCCCCGACCCGGTGCCTACATGCTCAATTCACGCAGGATAGTTGTCGTGCTTCCGGCCTACAACGCCGAGAAGACGCTGGAAATGACCTACGCCGAGATTCCCTTCGAGCACGTTGACCACGTGCTGCTGGTGGACGACGCCAGCCGCGACCGGACCGCCCAGGTGGCCGAGCGGCTCGGGATCAAAACCATCGTTCACGACCGGAACAAGGGTTACGGCGCCAACCAGAAGACCTGTTACCGGGCCGCCCTGGACCTGGGCGCGGACATCGTGATCATGGTCCACCCGGATTACCAGTACACCCCGAAGCTGATCACCGCCATGGCCGCCATGATCGCCTACGGCGAATTCGACGCGGTCCTGGGCTCGCGGATCCTGGGCATCGGCGCCCTGAAGGGGGGCATGCCGCTCTACAAGTACGTGGCCAACCGGGTGCTGACCCTGGTGGAGAACCTGCTGCTGAGCCACAAGCTGTCCGAGTACCATACCGGCTACCGGGCCTTTTCCCGCCAGGTGCTGGAGCAGCTCCCCCTGGACGCCAACGGCGACGACTTCGTCTTCGACAACCAGATGCTGGCCCAGATCATCTGGCACGGCTACCGGATCGGCGAGCTGAGCTGCCCGACCAAGTACTTCGAGGATGCCTCGTCCATCAATTTCCGGCGGAGCGTCATCTACGGCCTCGGGGTCCTGGGCACGGCCCTGGAGTTCAGGCTGGCGCGGATGGGCCTGATCAGGTCCGGGCGATTCACCCCCCGCAACGATCAGGCGGCGGCGCAATGACCCGCCTTTCCGCGTGCCGGGCCTGCGGCGGGCCGCTGGCCCCCTGGCTGGAGGGGGTTGCCGATCCCCAGACCGGCGAACGGTTTCACCTCACCAGGTGCGGCAGGTGCGGCCTGGGACACACGGAGCCGCACCCCGCCGACATGGCACCCTACTACGGGGCAGCCTATCACGGGGGCCGGCACGGCGTGACCGCTGCCTGGTGCGCCCGGCGCCGCATCCGGTGGGTAACCGCCGCCTGCGGGGGCGACGGCGCGGGCAGGCGCTTGCTGGATGTGGGGTGCGGGGACGGGACGTTTCTCCTGGAGGCGGGACAGCGGGGCTGGCGGACGGTGGGGACCGAGCTGAACCCGGCCGCGGCCCGGGAGGCGGGGCTCGACGTGCGCGGCAGCGTGGATGCCGCCGACGACGGCATCCCCTACGACTGCATCACCCTCTGGCACAGCCTGGAGCACATGACGGACCCCGGGAGGCTCCTGACGCGGCTCGCCGCCATGCTCGGCCACGGCGGGGTGCTGGTGGTGGCCGTGCCGGATGCCGGCGGGCTTCAATGCGGGTTTTTCGGCCGCCACTGGCTGCACCTGGACGTGCCGAGACATCTCTACCATTTCAACCACGGGTCCCTGGGGCGGCTCCTGGCCGCCGACGGATGCGCGGTCGTCCGAACCATGCACCACGAGTTCGAGTATGACCTGATGGGGTGGCTCCAGAGCGCCCTCAACGCGCTGCTGCCGGTGCCCAACATCCTCTTTGCCGCCCTGACCGGCCGGCGCCGCCGCGGCGAGCACGGCGCTCTCACCCTGATCAGCCTCCTGCTGGCGGTGCTCTTCGCGCCGGCCGCGACGCTGCTGGTGATCGGGGAAACGCTCCTGGGGCGGGGCGGCACCCTGGTGATGGTCGCACAAAAAACGCCGCGCACGTGAGGGTGCGCGGCACTGTGTCCGATCGTCGCGACAGGGGGGAGGGCCGGTTCATTCCCTCGGCGCGGCCGGCAACAGGGGCACCGTGCGGCCGGCGATATACCTCTCGAACTCCTCCGGCGGCAGCGGGCGGGAAAAGTAAAAGCCCTGGATTTCCTCGCAGTTCCCCTCCATCAGCAGCTTCATCTGCTCGGCGGTCTCGACCCCCTCGGCAACCACCTTCATGTGCATGTGGTGGGCTATGCCGATGATGGTGGCGACGATTGCCGCATCTTCCCGCCGCTTCACCATATCGTCGATGAACGACTTGTCGATCTTGAGGACATCCACCGGGAAACGCTTCAGGTAGTTGAGCGACGAGTAGCCGGTACCGAAGTCGTCGATGCTGATGGTGATACCCCGCTCCCGGAGCCGGTTCATGATCTTGACCGTTTCGTCCACGTTGTGGGTCAGGGCGGTCTCGGTCAGTTCCAGCTCCACAAAGTGGGGGGAGAGCCCGCTCTGCTCGATGATCCGCACCACCCGGTCCACGAAGTCGTGGCCCACGAACTGGCGGGCGGAGATGTTGACCGACACCCGGAGGGAATCGTGGCCCATCCGGTGCCATTCCAGCGCCTGGCAGCAGGCGGTAGCCAGGACCCAGTCCCCGATTTCCACGATGAGCCCCGAATCCTCGGCGATGGGGATGAAGTCGGCGGGCGAGATCAACCCCATGTCCGGGCTGTTCCAGCGGACCAGCGCCTCCATGCCGACCACGGCGCCGGTGCCCGGTTCCAGGCGGGGCTGGTAGTGCAGGAGCATCTCCCCCTTCTCCAGGGCCCGGCGCAGCCCAGTTTCAATGGTGAGGCGGGCATTGACCTTCTGGTTCATCTCCTCGGCAAAGAACTGGAAGCTGTTCCGGCCGCTTTCCTTGATGTGGTACATGGCCGTATCGGCCTTCTTGATGAGTGCTTCCATGGTGTCGCCGTCGTCGGGGAACAGGGAGATGCCCATGCTGGCGGTAATGAATATCTCCCGCCCGCCCAGGAAAAACGGCATGGCGAGGAGGTTGCGGAAGCTCTCGGCCACGGTGACCGCATCATCCATCCGCGTCAGGTTGGTCAGGACGATGACGAATTCATCCCCTCCCAGCCGGGCAAAGGTGTCGCAGTTGCGCACGAAGGATCGGATGCGGGCCGCCACGCTGCGCAGGAGCTGGTCCCCTGCCGTGTGACCCAGGGTGTCGTTGACCACCTTGAAGTTGTCCAGGTCGAACATGAGGAGCGCCACCATCTGCCCCCGGCGGCGGGCGCCAGCGACGGCCTGATTGAGGCGGTCCTCCAGAAGCGAGCGGTTGGGGAGCCCGGTGAGGGTGTCGTGGGTTGCCTGGTGCAGGAGCTCCTCCTGGAACCGGCGGCGATCGGTGATGTCGTGGAACATGAGGCAAAGGGCCTGATCGTCCCCGTGGGGGACCTGGGTGGCCATGGCCTCGACAACGAGCTCGGCGCCGTCCCGGTGACACAGGCTCAGCTCCCGCGTTTCCCGGAGGCAACGCTCCAGTTCGCTATCTACTTCCTGGACGGGACCGCTCAGGAGCGCGTGGATGTCAGCCCCGGTCAGTTCGTTTCGCGAGAAGCCGAGCAGGACGCAGGTGGCCGGATTGGCGTCGATGATCGTCCCCGCCCCCGGCTCCAGCAACAGGATCGCCTGGTTGGTCCGCTCCACCACCAGCCGGTTCCGCTCCTCGGAGCGCCGGCCCTGCTGCAGCGACTCCAGCAGCCTGCGCCAGAACAGGTTGATGATAAACGCGAAGCAGACCCCCACCACCGCGAACCAGGTCAGGAAGTAGGTGACGGCCTTTTTCCCCTCCTGGTAGATGCTGCGGGGCGCGTCGACCCTCAGAAGCAGGGCGGGTTTGCCATAGATGTCGGGAATGGCGGCATAGCCGGCGATCATTTTGCTGTCGGCGCGGCGCAGAACGACCGGCGCCCCCTGTGCCAGTTCGCCCCGGACCGCCGCGAAATCGGGGGGAAGCGTAGCATCGTCTGCGGTGTGTATCTCCAGGGGAATGTGGATTGTCTCCGAGAGCCGCATCACCTCTTCTTTGTCGAGCAGGCGGCCGAGCACGAGGACACCCCGCACCGGACCGGCATACTTGCTCGTGAGCACGGGTCGGGCCGCAACCAGGAACGGGCCCTCGGGCAGGGTCACGATGCCCGAGACGTGCTGGTCCGGGGTGGTGAGGGACACGAGCTTCGCCCCGGGCTTCAGGTGCTCCTCCAGGCCGGCGGGAAGCGGTTCGTACTTTCCGGAGGCTCTGTCGAACCCCCGGCCGTAGACCACATCCGCCCTGGAATTGAGATACACCAGGGCATTCAGCCGGAGCTTGGGATATATTTCAATGGTGAGATTCGAGGCGATGAAGTCGCTGTTGCGGTCCCGGACAAACTGGTAGGCGTCGTCCCATCCCGAATAGTCGGTGCAGATCGTCGAGAGCTTGTCCAGCTCGTCGGCGATGATGCTGGTGGCCCGCTCCACGTTCTTGCACATGTCCCGGGACTCCACCTCGGTGAAACTGTCGACCAGAATGTGGCGTACGCCGAAAAAGAGAACGAGGAGAATCGCCAGGAGCAGACCGGTGATACCCAGCAGGATTTTCGCGGGGCGGCTGTACTGTGTGAAGAACGCAACCATATACCATTTTTCGGATGAACATAGAGAGTTCTTGAGGAAAAATAATCGCTATGTCTCAACTTACGGCAGGGTCGGCGGCGAGCCCCGCCGGGAGCGGAACCGCGCCACCGGTTCACCGGCAGTGCCCCATGGGCTCACTGTCGATCTCGTGCACCCGGCCGTTGCGGATGTGGACCTTGGCGCAGCTGCCGACATCCAGGCGCCCCTCGGACTGGTCGAATTCCGTGCGGGAGTCGGTGGCAACGGTGCGACCGTCGATCACCCAGGTGCCGTGCAGCCCTTGTTCCGGCCGTTCCTGGACGATGCCGTAGAATTCCGTCCGATTGTCGTCGCGGCCGCCGCGCTTGGCCAGGGCAGCGTCCGGTCCGAAGCCGAGCACCACGGCAATCATGACGGCAAGTGTGCTCCTGGCCGCGGTACCCGCTAGTGTGTGTGCGATTGACTGGCGCATGCAACACCTCCCCCTATCGTTATCCGGCCTTCCGTGAAGTCCCTGGAAGTAGTATAGACCGAATGGAGCCGCTGGCGAGGGACACTATTCTTTTTCCGGATCGCACCCATTGCCCTGTCCGGATTTTCCCCGGCAGTGTGCCGTGAAACGGCCCTTGACGGCCATCCCCTTGACAGACCACCGGCTCTCACTATACTTCATGAGATGTAATTTACCAAACGGAGGTACGCCATGATTTCAAAAGCTATCAGTGCCCAATGCCGCCACCTGCATCGGGCCGCCGTTCTTGTGGCAGTGATGTCCGCCCTTGCCGCAACCGGCTGTTCGAAGAAGGAGGCACCGCAGGCACCCGCGCCGTCCGCCGGGACGCCGCAGGCAGGGGCGCCGGCCGCCATGCCCGAGGGGATGAGCGGCCAGCAGCAAACCGCCATGGGACGGGCCATCTTCAACAAGCGGTGCGCCAGCTGCCACGGCACGGACGGCAACGGCGCGGGGAGCCGCAGCGGACCGGCACTCGACCAGGCCCAGTTCAAGTACGGCAGAACCCCCGAGGCAATCCGGGAAAGCATCGTCAAGGGACGCCCCAACGGCATGCCTGCCTTTGGAGCCGCCTTCCAGGAAATTGAAATCGACACCCTGGTCGGCTACGTGATGGGTCTCACCAAGCAGTAAATTACGTCACCCATTCGCCACGTTCCCGCCCCGAAGACACCCCCTGCCCTGACGGGAGGGCACGGGGGCCTCTCGGAGAAAACACCCCGCACGAAAGCGGGATCCAGGGGTGCTGGAAATCGGATCAATGGCATCTCAACTCAATCCAGGTGTCCCGGTGACAACAGCAAAAAGTGGCGTCTTTTCAGGCGTGGAGCTCTCTTCACGGCTGAACCAAAATGCTACAACATGTGCAATCGTCATTATTTTGCACTCCGAACGCTTTTGTTTTTGACACAGAGTTTCTAATCTGATACAAAAGTGTATCAATTAACCAGAGCAGTAAGCTGGCGATAGCGATACTACTAAACCATCCGCGAGGATGGGGCGGAAAGCCCACAGGGTCTCACGAAGACAGCCGGGTTGCCGAACTATCACACCACGATAGGGCGGCGGCCCGGCTTTTTTTGTGCCGTGGCCGCGCCGGCCGGTGACGGAAGGGAGGTGACCACTAACCGATAGAGACCGGCCATGATCTACACACGACACGGATTCAGGCATCCTATTCAGGGAGGAAACTATGGCTAAAAGAATTCAGACCGTTACGAGAGGGCACATTACAGCCGCAGCGGCCCTGGTCATCGGCGTGCTGGCGGCATTCACCGCGGACGCCAATACGGGCCGGACCGCCGACGGTTCGGTACCACGCACCCCGGCCATCATAGCCACACCCGGCGAACGGACAATTCAAGCCGACCCCGCCTACCCGCTCCCCCAACCGGCAGAGCGAAAATCACGGACTGAGGCGCGCCGTTCAGGCCCCATTGACGGAGCTACGCTCTACTATACCGGCAACTGCGCCGGTTGCCACGGCACCATGGCGAACATGAAGGGAACCACGGCGGAAATGATCCGCTTCGCCATCGACAACAACGTGGGCGGCATGGGCTTTCACGTGAACCTTACCCCGGAAGAACTCCACTCCATTGCCGACGCCCTCAAATAACCGCGAAAAGGAAGGGGCCACCGCTTCCGGTGCCCTTCCACCACATCCCTTCAGACATGTACCCGAAAAACAACGCTCTCACCAACGTCCCGTCGTAAGTCCTGCCAATTGAAAAGGGCCACCGACTCTGGTGACCCTTTTACAGATCACATTCTCCGCTATCGATCCAATCTTCCATGAAAGTAATTGCGAGGCAGTGCGGCTGCCGGCGCTGCGACGCACGCGTCCGGCAACGTGAGGCAGCCGTGACGCCACAGCGATCGAACCGACCATAATTACCACCAGGAACGTACCAATCGGGACACTACCTTGCTACCGGCAGCCCCGCCTCCTTCCACTCGACGAACAGCGACTGGAATATTGAGGGATAGGCGAGGCCGATCAGCTTCTTGTAGGCCATGTAGCTGCGGCTGCCCGTATTGCAGTAGACAATGATCTTCTTTTCCTTGGGCAGTTGGTCGGACCGTGCCGCAAGCTGCTCGGCCGGGATATTGATGGCCGTGGGGATGTGCCCCTCCTCGAACTCCATATCATCCCTCACGTCGATCAGGACATAGTCCTGGCTGCCGGAGCGGATCATCCGGTCCAGCTCGGCTGCCGGGACTATGGTCGTCTCGATCTTCCTGCCGTAGCCCGCCCCCTTGACGATGGGGAGACCCCGCTCTTCCCAGACCGGCATCCCTTCGTTATAAACGGCAATGGCGGTGTAGCCCAGGGGTTCCACCTTTTTGGCCACCCGCTTGCTTTTGCCGCACTTGATACCGTTGCAGTAGAGAACGATGAGCTTCGCCTTGTCGGCCGGGAGTTGCGCCGAAGCGCTGTCGAAGGTCTTCTCCGGCACGTTGACCGCTCCGACGATGTGCGCTTCCGCATACTCTTCGGGGGTCCGGGCATCGATCAGCAGGAAATCCCGCTTCTCGTCGATCATGGCCTTCAGGTGGTCCGTGGTCACGACCGGGTAATCCCCGGCGGCCCAGCCGGCACCGCCGGCCAGGATGCCGAGGGCCAGGACGGCGCATGCCAGCGCACGCTGCACAATTTGTTTCATGGTTCTTCCTCCTTTGGGTGACAGGCTCGGGCAGGAACGCCCGGATTTCATAACCCCGCGCGGGGGCGACACAACATCAGACGGATCGCTTCGGCCGGACCGGGGGCCGCGGCGGATCAGCGGTGCAGCCTTTTCCACTCCTCCATGCCCCCCTCGTAATTGCGGGCAGGGCCCAGGCCGGCCAGTTCGTGCACCATCAGGGCGTACGCCGACCGGATTCCCCCGGCACAGTAATAGACAACGGGCCGGTCCGCATCGACCCCGTTCCTGGCCAGAAGCCTGCGCACCTCGGCCGGAGCCAGGGGGCGACGCTCCTTGCCCGTAAAGAACTTGTTCCAGGGGATGTGCACCGAGCCTGGGATACGTCCGGCGAGCCGCTCGAAAAAGGAGCGGGTATCGATAATCGTGACCGCGCCGAGCGAACGCTCCAGTTCGGCGGTGGTAATATCTTCCTCGGGCCGAACGGCAGAGCGGTACGTCAGGGTGCCGCCGCTGTACCGTTCATGGCCTCGCGTGAGGGGAAGTCCCGCGGCGGTCCAGGCCTGGATGCCGCCGTTGAGCATCCGCACGGGGCCCTTGTGCCCGAGCCAGGCCAGGACCCAGGCGGCCCAGCCCTCCCCTCCCCAGCTCTTGTCCGCATCCCCGTACACCACCACGGGAGTCCGCTCGTCGATCCCCATGGATCCCAGGGCCCGGGCGAGGTCGCGGGGCGGCCAGAGCTTGTAGGGGACCCCCTTGTCGTCCGTTCTGGTGTAGTTCTCCCACGAAAAGGAACGGGCGCCGGGGATGTGACCCGCCTGCCAGTCGGAGCGCGGACGGCCGTCGAGCACCACCCAGGTTCCGGGGGCGCGCGCCAGGGTCTGGGGCTCCATCAGCCCGAAATCGCGGGCTGACGCACCGGAAACGGCAAGCATCACCACAAGGACAGCCGCCGCCAGCATCAGGAGGATGAGTACGGCGGCGCGTCTCCCGCCGACAGCGCTGCCGACGCCATCGGCAGCGCTGCGGAAGGTCCGCTCCCGCGACGAGGCCACCGGGAGGCTGCGGCGCAACCGCCTCTTCAGCAGCAACCGGTTCAGGTAGGTCCGGGGACCGCTGGCCACCTTGACCCTGCCCGCCAGGGCGGCCTCAGGTTCGAAAAGCAGGTCCGCCACGTGGCTGGTGGGCGTGTGCGGACCGAGATACGAGGCGCAGCCGGCACAGTAGGTGATCGTCGTGCTGCCGCCGGCCTCTGCCGCGCGCAGGGAGGTCCATGCCCCGGCCAGGCGGGGCGCGGTGCAGCGGACCGCTCCTCCCTCGCCGCAGCAGAGGGTCCGGACGCCGTGGTGGGGCATTTCCCGAACCCTGAGCCCGGCTGCGCCCAGCAGCGTTCTCACGGCCGCGTGCACCCCGGCGTTATCGCGCGAGACGCAGGGATCGTGCACGGTCACAGCGCCCTCGGTCTGTTTGAAGCTGATGCCCGCCCGCGCCAGTACCTCGTAAACGGTGACCACCTCCAGCTCCGGGGCATAGCGGGAGAACACCTCATGGCAGTTGGGACAGGCCACCTGGACGGTCTTCACCCCCTGCGCCAGCAGGTAGGCCTTCATTTCGCCGAACATGGCCGTAAAGTGCCCGGATCGTCCCAGGTCGTGGGACGGCTTGGTGCAACAGTCGAGAACCATGCCGAGGGATGGTTCGCTGCCGCGCAGCAGGTCGAAGAGCTTCAGCGTTGTCCGGGGGCGGGTCCCCGGCAGCGCGCAGCCGGGGAAAAAGATCGTACGGCACCCGTCGGGGAGCCCGTACCAGGTGAAAAGTCTCGATGTCCCGGCCCGCTCGTAGGAAAGGAGCCCCCGGTAGGGAGACAGTTGCAGCGTACCGGCATCGGCGGTGGCGCGCCGCATGGCAAGGAACAGGGCGGCAGGATCGACCCCTTCGGGGCAGACCGCGCGGCAGAGGCCGCACAGGCTGCACCCGAAGGGGAGATGGGACTGGTCCAGTCGCCGGGGGTCAAAGGATGCTGCCAGCGCCTTTGGCGTGCCGTGCTCCCGCAGGAAGGCGCATTCGGCTACGCAGATGCCGCAGGCGGTGCAACGCGTCGCCACGTCACCGGCGGACCAGGGGGAATGACTCATTTGCCCGATTCGCAGAGCTGGGGATGGGGCCACCCCTCCATTCCTTTTTCAAGGATGAAGAGCCGCTTCTCATCCACGCCGCGGGACTTCAGGTAGTCATAGGTGTTCTTGGCACCGCCGCCGCCCCGGGGGCAAACGATAACCACTTCATCGGCGGAGGCGTTGATCCGCTCGAGGGTCTTGTCGAGCCGCTGCTTTTCCTCGTCGCTCTTGACGGGATAGGCGTTGGTTTCGAGGGAGCCCTTGAAATGGCGCTTCTGGAACGATTCGGGGGTCTGGATGTCCACGATGACCATGGACTTGCCGCCTTCGACCCACTGCTTGAATGTGTCCTGATTCACGTACCGGTAATCGGCCGCCAGCGCCGCTACCGCGAAGGCCACCACCATCATTGCTGCCAGCACTACTACTTTTCTCATTCGATTCTCCTTTTTTCCGGGACCGCCCTAGGCGGTCCTCTTCATTGAACGGTGGACAATTTCGAGGAATGCCTCGACCCGGACCTTGAGCTGGCCCGTGTCCGACTCCGAATAGTCGGTTTCGATCTGGAGGAACGGCAAACCGGTCCGCTGCTGGAGATGCTTCTTCAGGACCGATGATTCGACGGCATAGGTATGGCACCCGAGCCAGGTCAGGTCCACGACTCCGTCCACGCGGAATTCGCGCGTCAGGCGCTCCACCAGCTCCAATCGGCCGGTATTTGGCGACATGCATGAGCAGGGCACCTTCAGGTACCGTTCGGCGATGGCCCGAAGCGGGTCGCCGCCCTCCCGCACCTGCTCCACCTTCTTGTAAGCCCCGCAGCTCTCCAGGCAGACCACCGAAGCGCCGCTCTCCTCGATGATCCGGATCAGCTTTTCCGAACCGACTCCCACCGGCACGCCGGTGAGCAGAATCCGCGGGGTGGATTCGGTGAAGGGGGAAATGCCCGCCGCGGCCATCTGCCGCAACTCAGCCGCGAACCGGTCCACCAGCTCGATGGCTGCCCGCCGGTCCACGGAAAAGCCGCGGTTGTGAAGGACGGTCAGCAGGTCGAGGCCGCTGATGGGGGACGGGATGGCCTTGCAGACATCCTGGAGGGCCTGGAGGGACCGGCGTTCTTCGTTCATGAGTCGGATGGCTTCGGTCAGGGCCTTGTCGGTGATCCGCACCCCGAACTCCCGTTCGAGCCGGGTCTTGAGCCGACCGATCTCCATGAGCCAGTAGTCCAGGGCAGCCTCGTCCTGGATCTGGGGAAGCTGCATCACATGGATCGGCTTGAGCTCCCCCAGGAGCTCATACATCTTTTTCTTGCCGTCGCAGGTGGTCTCTGCCAGGAGGAAGTCGGCAAAGTGAAAATAGGGACAGGTGTCCGTGACGGCAAACCCGTAGCTCGACTTGATGAGCGGACAGAGGTTGCGGGGCAGCACCTTCTCGGCCGCGGGGATCGGCTTCTGGCTCGTGCCGCAGAGCGACACGGGAATGGCGCCGGCCGCCAGAATCAATTCCGTCGGCGAGAAGAGACAGTAGGTGCCCACCGCGTGCCGGCCGGCTTCCCTGGCCTCCTTGAGGGCGATGAGATTGCGCTCCTTGAGGGTGGCAATCTCGGCAAAGGTTTCTGAATGTATCATGGCGACGGGATGGCCTCTTTCCGGACCGGCATGCTACGCATTGCAGCCGATGAGGGCGGCGCCGAGGGCGCCCACGATCTGGGGGTCTTCCGGCACGTGCAGGGAAAGCCCCAGCCGCCGGGCGATGACGCCGCTGATGGAGCCGTTGGTGGCGAGTCCCCCGGTGAAGGTAATCCCCTCGTGGGCTTCCAGCCGCCCCACCAGCCCTTCCATCCGGCGGGCGATGGCGTCGATGATGCCGGCCGCAATGGCGCCCTTGGGCGTTCCCTGGGCGAGGAGGCCGATGATTTCCGATTCGGCGAAGACCGTGCACATGCTGGTGAGCGGCACCGGTTCGCTGGACGCGGCCAGGGAGCCGAGCTCGTCGAGGGTGAGGTCGAGGATGCCCGCCATGACCTGGAGAAAACGGCCGGTGCCCGCGGCGCAC
Protein-coding regions in this window:
- a CDS encoding tetratricopeptide repeat protein, producing MDTSRSPAAGTHPLLPPLILAAVALGVYLVTLANGFVWDDGYIIVENPATRSFTSLRDILLSPDIVKPYYRPLNRASYLLDFRLFGMNPAGFHAVNMVLHALNVLLVYQLGRRLFSAGPAALTAALLFAVHPINVETVAFISARNNLIALFFALSCFLAFLRGRDTGGWPWHPAGALLLFLGLMSKETALMVIVPVFLYAIRPFHGTGDRESDLFRPWLSLLPYIAAIAIYLLMRSAALEGVLGTGMAAAELPQRLVRNLYVIPRYLALFLFPAGLTIFHEVPPGWASAPWLVPAWLVIAAGLWLLLRRGGPAARFGLLWLGVNFLPVANIVPIPSYPMAERFMYLPAAGFCLVAGAVLGGPLFDRWGARVGWGVVGSITLLLALVAVERNRDWRDDVSLFASVVETDPRSAEGYFNLGSALIERGDTAGARAAWERAVGIDPRHSGALAQLGTLAARQGDLAGAKARYLAAVEANPANVMARYNLGRIYEMQGEPARAAEQYELFLRYVPVEYGEYVPEVQARLAKLRGTAGAAPAP
- a CDS encoding glycosyltransferase family 2 protein: MLNSRRIVVVLPAYNAEKTLEMTYAEIPFEHVDHVLLVDDASRDRTAQVAERLGIKTIVHDRNKGYGANQKTCYRAALDLGADIVIMVHPDYQYTPKLITAMAAMIAYGEFDAVLGSRILGIGALKGGMPLYKYVANRVLTLVENLLLSHKLSEYHTGYRAFSRQVLEQLPLDANGDDFVFDNQMLAQIIWHGYRIGELSCPTKYFEDASSINFRRSVIYGLGVLGTALEFRLARMGLIRSGRFTPRNDQAAAQ
- a CDS encoding class I SAM-dependent methyltransferase, encoding MTRLSACRACGGPLAPWLEGVADPQTGERFHLTRCGRCGLGHTEPHPADMAPYYGAAYHGGRHGVTAAWCARRRIRWVTAACGGDGAGRRLLDVGCGDGTFLLEAGQRGWRTVGTELNPAAAREAGLDVRGSVDAADDGIPYDCITLWHSLEHMTDPGRLLTRLAAMLGHGGVLVVAVPDAGGLQCGFFGRHWLHLDVPRHLYHFNHGSLGRLLAADGCAVVRTMHHEFEYDLMGWLQSALNALLPVPNILFAALTGRRRRGEHGALTLISLLLAVLFAPAATLLVIGETLLGRGGTLVMVAQKTPRT
- a CDS encoding bifunctional diguanylate cyclase/phosphodiesterase, whose amino-acid sequence is MVAFFTQYSRPAKILLGITGLLLAILLVLFFGVRHILVDSFTEVESRDMCKNVERATSIIADELDKLSTICTDYSGWDDAYQFVRDRNSDFIASNLTIEIYPKLRLNALVYLNSRADVVYGRGFDRASGKYEPLPAGLEEHLKPGAKLVSLTTPDQHVSGIVTLPEGPFLVAARPVLTSKYAGPVRGVLVLGRLLDKEEVMRLSETIHIPLEIHTADDATLPPDFAAVRGELAQGAPVVLRRADSKMIAGYAAIPDIYGKPALLLRVDAPRSIYQEGKKAVTYFLTWFAVVGVCFAFIINLFWRRLLESLQQGRRSEERNRLVVERTNQAILLLEPGAGTIIDANPATCVLLGFSRNELTGADIHALLSGPVQEVDSELERCLRETRELSLCHRDGAELVVEAMATQVPHGDDQALCLMFHDITDRRRFQEELLHQATHDTLTGLPNRSLLEDRLNQAVAGARRRGQMVALLMFDLDNFKVVNDTLGHTAGDQLLRSVAARIRSFVRNCDTFARLGGDEFVIVLTNLTRMDDAVTVAESFRNLLAMPFFLGGREIFITASMGISLFPDDGDTMEALIKKADTAMYHIKESGRNSFQFFAEEMNQKVNARLTIETGLRRALEKGEMLLHYQPRLEPGTGAVVGMEALVRWNSPDMGLISPADFIPIAEDSGLIVEIGDWVLATACCQALEWHRMGHDSLRVSVNISARQFVGHDFVDRVVRIIEQSGLSPHFVELELTETALTHNVDETVKIMNRLRERGITISIDDFGTGYSSLNYLKRFPVDVLKIDKSFIDDMVKRREDAAIVATIIGIAHHMHMKVVAEGVETAEQMKLLMEGNCEEIQGFYFSRPLPPEEFERYIAGRTVPLLPAAPRE
- a CDS encoding c-type cytochrome translates to MISKAISAQCRHLHRAAVLVAVMSALAATGCSKKEAPQAPAPSAGTPQAGAPAAMPEGMSGQQQTAMGRAIFNKRCASCHGTDGNGAGSRSGPALDQAQFKYGRTPEAIRESIVKGRPNGMPAFGAAFQEIEIDTLVGYVMGLTKQ